The following are encoded in a window of Mycoplasmopsis verecunda genomic DNA:
- a CDS encoding IS30 family transposase, with product MDSLNDNEINKIHKDINKLREQNITHFNMEKLAIMFKNFATHETLNDISKTMNVSAKVLKQNLKLAMWDHTAEDSYKFCSNCKNRLTTIFKVSHREWVQLKMQNVQNPVQQIHENTISKWDDIVRFWRFWSKQHRIVKRKLSKGILLSDNEKKFEPLISVTTFLDYYKEQLKDKNAFIPTPQAFFITLWIKNMLKMLISLFLFWNQKRYFKNLIEINYVARRKSLKECNLRKINFGISIHLAPLTIRNREEFGHYEMDTVILNLRAKYCILTLLERKTRMLFGILTRRDADSIKESLLKLINHHNLTILSLTIDNGSENVKLNEIREIPVIYKCDTYSSLQKEA from the coding sequence ATGGATTCACTAAATGATAACGAAATAAACAAAATCCATAAGGACATAAACAAACTCAGAGAGCAAAATATAACTCATTTCAACATGGAAAAGCTAGCTATTATGTTTAAAAATTTCGCAACACATGAAACACTGAATGATATTTCAAAAACAATGAACGTATCAGCTAAAGTTCTCAAGCAAAATTTAAAACTAGCTATGTGAGATCACACAGCAGAAGACTCATACAAATTTTGCAGTAATTGTAAAAATAGACTAACAACAATTTTTAAAGTTTCACATCGTGAATGAGTTCAGCTCAAAATGCAAAATGTTCAAAATCCAGTTCAACAAATTCATGAAAACACAATTTCAAAATGAGATGATATTGTTCGCTTCTGAAGGTTTTGAAGTAAACAACACAGAATCGTTAAGAGAAAATTATCTAAAGGTATTTTACTTTCAGATAATGAAAAGAAATTTGAACCACTAATATCAGTAACGACATTCTTGGATTACTATAAAGAACAATTGAAGGATAAAAATGCTTTTATACCTACGCCACAAGCTTTTTTTATTACTTTATGGATTAAGAATATGTTAAAGATGTTGATTTCTCTATTTTTATTTTGAAATCAAAAGAGGTATTTCAAAAATCTAATTGAGATAAACTACGTGGCAAGAAGAAAAAGCCTAAAGGAGTGCAATCTAAGAAAAATTAACTTTGGTATTTCTATTCATCTCGCACCATTAACAATTAGAAACAGAGAAGAATTTGGACATTATGAAATGGACACAGTAATTCTTAATTTAAGAGCTAAATATTGCATTCTTACCTTGCTAGAAAGAAAGACAAGAATGTTATTTGGGATATTAACTCGGCGAGATGCAGATTCAATAAAAGAATCACTTCTTAAATTGATTAATCATCACAATTTAACCATTTTATCTCTAACCATAGACAATGGTTCGGAAAATGTGAAGTTAAATGAAATAAGAGAAATTCCTGTTATTTACAAGTGCGATACATATTCATCATTACAAAAGGAAGCATAG